AAGTATGTGCAGTCATCGGTAGCGTAGGCGTATAGCCATTTTTTAGCATCGGGGACAACAATACGAATTTTTCCTTCAGGGAGCAGGCACCGTTTTGCTTGCCTGAGGATGTCCAAGCCTACATCTCTGTCAAAGTGTTCTAACACATGCCCCATGTAGATGTATTGTACCGATTCGCTCTGGAAGGGCCATGGTTGCCTGATATCACAGCGTAGATCCGCATTTGGTGAGACGTCGACGGATGTCCATTCGTTTATTCGGGATGATCCTGCACCGATGTTGAGTTTCAATGGTGAGTGATCCAGATGTGGATTAGCAATAGAAGAAGGAAGACTTTCTTTTAGGTTGGTATCTTCTAATATTAATTGTAACAGTCTAAGAAGAAGTTGATCGAGGTATGTTTCTCCGGGGAGTGAGTTGTGCTGATAGAGTTTTGTTTCCAGAGATTCGAGAATGACGGAAATTAATTGAAGATGTCTGGAAAAGGGGCTGGGGGTAGATCGGGTGGTATCATCATTGACCAAAATTTCAGCATGGATGATTTTCTCTACAAATGCCTCTGTATTTTCTGCTAGCAGAAGGTTTAGTTTTCTAGTGATCTCTTGCTGGGTATTTTCTCCAGACAAACTGGAAATTATCTCTCTGAGTCCATCTATGTCGCTGGTAGCGATCCCCTTTCCTTGCGATCCGTATAACTCTAACAAACCAGCCTCTAGCCTTACACGAAAGTGAGGAGACAGTGTCCAATGCTGAGAGTGGTTTGATGACATGAATCAATCTATGTTTTGAGCAAGTAGGACCGTGCGACTATCGATCCAGCTGGGTTCACCGTTTTCCCA
Above is a genomic segment from Rubritalea squalenifaciens DSM 18772 containing:
- a CDS encoding class I SAM-dependent methyltransferase, which produces MSSNHSQHWTLSPHFRVRLEAGLLELYGSQGKGIATSDIDGLREIISSLSGENTQQEITRKLNLLLAENTEAFVEKIIHAEILVNDDTTRSTPSPFSRHLQLISVILESLETKLYQHNSLPGETYLDQLLLRLLQLILEDTNLKESLPSSIANPHLDHSPLKLNIGAGSSRINEWTSVDVSPNADLRCDIRQPWPFQSESVQYIYMGHVLEHFDRDVGLDILRQAKRCLLPEGKIRIVVPDAKKWLYAYATDDCTYFEEVKKIWKEWPTHLSNLELTMDYFGGGDTLTRLIGHKAAYDSITLEKSLHQAGFRRVEITRFGHGSPSLASLDSEMRIAHLSSNPDKFALYIEASH